In one window of Streptomyces griseus subsp. griseus DNA:
- a CDS encoding NAD(P)/FAD-dependent oxidoreductase encodes MRILVVGGGYVGMYTALRLQRKLKQRLKSGGAEIVVVTPEPYMTYQPFLPEAAAGSISPRHVVVPLRRVLDHCTIVIGEAGRIDHAKRTATVTTLATAEDGTGALEIAYDEIVIAPGSVSRTLPVPGLADFGIGFKTVEEAIGLRNHVIEQMDIASATRDPAIRDAALTFVFVGGGYAGVEALAELEDMARYTARYYHNIKPTDLIWILVEASGRILPEVGEAMGRYAIGELRGRGVDVRLETRLDTCEDRVAVLSDGSRFPTRTLVWTAGVKPAPLLAATDLPLTERGRLRCTATLGVEGMPHAWAAGDAAAVPDLTAAEPGRETAPNAQHAVRQAKVLADNVLATLEGRPPKEYRHAYAGSVASLGLHKGVAHVYGRKLKGYPAWLMHRMYHLSRVPTFNRKARVLAEWTLAGLFKREIVSLGSLEHPRAEFELAAGGGPVAPQRPGTLPRPDADESPEDPPGGLPPRPSR; translated from the coding sequence GTGCGCATTCTCGTCGTCGGCGGCGGCTACGTCGGGATGTACACAGCGCTGCGTCTCCAACGGAAGTTGAAGCAGAGACTCAAGAGCGGGGGCGCCGAGATCGTGGTCGTCACGCCCGAGCCGTACATGACGTACCAGCCCTTCCTCCCCGAAGCGGCCGCCGGGTCGATCTCGCCGCGCCACGTGGTCGTGCCGCTGCGCCGCGTCCTGGACCACTGCACGATCGTCATCGGCGAGGCCGGGCGCATCGACCACGCCAAGCGCACGGCCACCGTCACCACCCTGGCCACGGCGGAGGACGGCACCGGCGCCCTGGAGATCGCGTACGACGAGATCGTCATCGCCCCCGGATCCGTGTCGCGCACCCTGCCCGTGCCCGGCCTGGCCGACTTCGGCATCGGGTTCAAGACCGTCGAGGAAGCCATCGGCCTGCGCAACCACGTCATCGAACAGATGGACATCGCGTCCGCCACCCGCGACCCCGCCATCCGCGACGCCGCCCTCACCTTCGTCTTCGTCGGCGGCGGCTACGCGGGCGTGGAGGCGCTCGCCGAGCTGGAGGACATGGCCCGCTACACCGCCCGGTACTACCACAACATCAAGCCCACGGACCTGATATGGATCCTGGTCGAGGCCTCCGGCCGCATCCTCCCCGAGGTCGGTGAGGCCATGGGCCGGTACGCCATCGGCGAGCTGCGCGGCCGAGGCGTCGACGTACGCCTGGAAACCCGCCTGGACACCTGCGAGGACCGCGTCGCCGTCCTGAGCGACGGCTCCCGCTTCCCCACCCGCACGCTCGTCTGGACCGCCGGCGTCAAACCGGCCCCGCTCCTGGCCGCCACCGACCTGCCCCTCACCGAACGCGGCCGGCTCCGCTGTACCGCCACCCTCGGCGTCGAGGGAATGCCGCACGCCTGGGCCGCGGGCGACGCCGCCGCCGTCCCCGACCTCACCGCCGCCGAGCCGGGCAGGGAGACCGCACCCAACGCCCAGCACGCCGTCCGCCAGGCGAAGGTCCTCGCCGACAACGTCCTCGCGACGCTGGAGGGGCGCCCGCCGAAGGAGTACCGCCACGCGTACGCGGGATCGGTCGCCTCCTTGGGCCTGCACAAAGGCGTCGCCCACGTCTACGGTCGCAAGCTCAAGGGATACCCCGCCTGGCTGATGCACCGCATGTACCACCTCAGCCGGGTGCCGACGTTCAACCGGAAGGCGCGCGTCCTTGCCGAATGGACCCTGGCCGGACTCTTCAAACGGGAGATCGTCTCCCTCGGCTCGCTCGAACACCCCCGGGCCGAGTTCGAACTCGCGGCCGGTGGCGGTCCGGTGGCCCCGCAACGCCCCGGCACCCTTCCCCGCCCCGACGCCGACGAGAGCCCGGAGGACCCGCCGGGCGGACTGCCGCCCCGCCCCTCCCGCTGA
- a CDS encoding sigma-70 family RNA polymerase sigma factor, giving the protein MSGNEQQEEPLGEIAAAGGGTKADGMSSAHVPAQAGRGPSDGPERPGGSDRSGGSDGEAEGGTVLPGPWPSVADAGDGVVDSPGDSAPGGVGPYAVPSQREGRVGSPGTGLSDAQLIEGMREGDNLAYEELFRRHSGAVRRYARTCCRDGHTADDLTAEVFARTLQAVRGGKGPQEAVRAYLMTAVRHVAAAWTKSAKREQLVDDFAVFAAQASHTSELSDDDTLDLGADVLAMHEAEQSMAMEAFRSLPERWQAVLWHTTVEEESPSEIAPLFGLTANATAVLASRAREGLKQAYLQAHVSQALTTGGDCAQHADRLGAYARGGLRMRAERGLRKHLDECAKCLLAAGELEHVNAGIPALLPIAVIGWFAAGYSLKAAGVVAGGAAGAAGAGAAAAATGSGTTGAAAGGAAGGSSSGAAGGAASEGLGAPAKAGIAAAVAVAAAAGLVWALVGDDQPKPEPEPVAKPPAVAPVVPSPEPPAAEPEPEAPAAPAPGPVPPAPDGPAPEPKPEPASPTPEPTPPPSAGPTPSPEPPEPAPSPPPSPQPTPSPKPPPPPPAPAVYQVSELAYSLLGDHTEPEVVTGRSSWVWQRSNVSIAETRYAHGVTVHARSSVTIQLNRPCTRYEAMVGVDDLTMGLGAVRFSVYDGDGARLWRSPVMAGGAPAVPVSVGIAGQSSIRLVVEPEGPLGGVALADWADSRISCA; this is encoded by the coding sequence ATGAGCGGTAACGAGCAGCAGGAAGAGCCGCTCGGCGAGATCGCTGCGGCGGGCGGGGGTACGAAGGCCGACGGGATGTCTTCCGCGCACGTGCCGGCCCAGGCCGGGCGTGGGCCGTCGGACGGTCCGGAACGTCCGGGTGGTTCGGACCGCTCCGGTGGATCGGACGGTGAGGCCGAGGGCGGCACCGTCCTGCCCGGGCCGTGGCCGTCCGTCGCCGATGCCGGGGACGGCGTCGTGGACAGCCCCGGGGACAGCGCCCCCGGTGGCGTCGGCCCGTACGCCGTGCCCTCGCAGCGTGAGGGCCGCGTTGGGTCTCCCGGCACCGGTCTGTCCGACGCGCAGTTGATCGAGGGCATGCGTGAGGGGGACAACCTCGCCTACGAGGAGCTGTTCCGGCGCCACTCGGGCGCGGTCCGGCGGTACGCCCGCACGTGCTGCCGGGACGGGCACACCGCCGACGACCTGACCGCCGAGGTGTTCGCGCGCACCCTCCAGGCAGTACGGGGCGGCAAAGGGCCGCAGGAGGCCGTCCGGGCCTATCTGATGACCGCCGTCCGCCATGTCGCCGCCGCCTGGACGAAGAGCGCCAAGCGGGAGCAGCTGGTCGACGACTTCGCGGTGTTCGCCGCGCAGGCCTCGCACACCTCGGAGCTCTCCGACGACGACACCCTCGACCTCGGCGCCGATGTGCTGGCGATGCACGAGGCCGAGCAGTCGATGGCGATGGAGGCGTTCCGGAGCCTGCCCGAGCGCTGGCAGGCGGTGCTCTGGCACACCACGGTCGAGGAGGAGTCGCCCAGCGAGATCGCCCCGCTCTTCGGCCTGACCGCCAACGCCACCGCCGTACTGGCCAGTCGGGCCCGTGAGGGGCTCAAGCAGGCGTATCTCCAGGCCCATGTGAGCCAGGCGCTCACCACCGGGGGCGACTGCGCGCAGCACGCCGACCGGCTCGGCGCCTATGCACGCGGCGGGCTGCGGATGCGGGCCGAGCGCGGGCTGCGCAAGCACCTGGACGAGTGCGCGAAGTGCCTTTTGGCAGCAGGCGAGTTGGAGCATGTGAACGCCGGGATTCCGGCGCTTCTGCCGATCGCGGTCATCGGCTGGTTCGCCGCCGGGTACTCGCTCAAGGCCGCCGGTGTCGTGGCGGGTGGTGCCGCCGGCGCCGCCGGGGCGGGAGCCGCCGCCGCGGCCACCGGGTCGGGCACGACCGGGGCCGCTGCCGGAGGTGCCGCGGGAGGTTCCTCCTCCGGGGCTGCGGGGGGTGCTGCCTCCGAGGGGCTCGGCGCGCCCGCCAAGGCCGGGATCGCGGCGGCCGTCGCCGTGGCTGCCGCCGCCGGTCTGGTGTGGGCGCTCGTCGGGGACGACCAGCCGAAGCCGGAGCCCGAGCCGGTCGCGAAGCCTCCGGCGGTGGCGCCCGTGGTTCCGTCTCCGGAGCCGCCCGCCGCCGAGCCCGAGCCGGAAGCTCCGGCCGCGCCCGCCCCCGGCCCGGTACCGCCCGCGCCGGACGGTCCGGCCCCCGAGCCGAAGCCGGAGCCGGCATCTCCCACGCCCGAGCCGACCCCGCCGCCGAGCGCCGGGCCGACACCCTCCCCCGAGCCGCCGGAGCCCGCGCCGAGCCCGCCGCCGTCCCCGCAGCCCACGCCCAGCCCGAAGCCGCCCCCGCCGCCGCCCGCCCCGGCCGTCTACCAGGTCAGCGAGCTCGCGTACTCCCTGCTCGGCGACCACACCGAGCCGGAGGTGGTGACGGGCCGCAGCAGCTGGGTCTGGCAGCGGTCCAACGTGTCGATCGCCGAGACGCGGTACGCGCACGGGGTCACCGTGCACGCCCGGTCCTCGGTCACCATCCAGCTGAACCGCCCGTGCACCCGCTACGAGGCGATGGTCGGTGTGGACGACCTGACGATGGGGCTCGGCGCGGTCCGCTTCTCCGTCTACGACGGGGACGGCGCGCGGTTGTGGCGCTCCCCCGTGATGGCGGGCGGGGCGCCCGCCGTGCCGGTCAGCGTCGGGATCGCCGGACAGTCGTCGATCCGGCTCGTGGTGGAGCCCGAGGGACCGCTCGGCGGGGTGGCGCTGGCCGACTGGGCGGATTCGCGGATCAGTTGCGCCTGA
- the trmB gene encoding tRNA (guanosine(46)-N7)-methyltransferase TrmB has product MLSADADTTTVHAPATGSTEPTADEAAALRAASFERARRLRQEPRFPGGPAADPAGSHHERRIRSFQPRRSRVTTGQQDALERLWPKWGLDIDGKRVLDLDQLLDGLPVVLEIGFGMGEATARMAADDPGTGILAVDVHTPGQGNLLGLADKAGSTNVRVANGDAVILLREMLAPESLDGLRVYFPDPWPKARHHKRRLIQPEFLDLVAPVLKPGAIVHCATDWEPYAEQMLEVLTAHPRFANTAADGGYAPRPAFRPLTRFEGQGLDKGHVVHDLLFARI; this is encoded by the coding sequence GTGCTGTCCGCCGACGCCGACACCACGACGGTCCACGCGCCGGCGACCGGTTCCACGGAGCCGACCGCCGACGAAGCCGCCGCCCTGCGGGCCGCCTCCTTCGAGCGTGCGCGCCGGCTGCGCCAGGAGCCCCGCTTCCCCGGTGGCCCCGCCGCCGACCCGGCCGGGTCGCACCACGAGCGCCGCATCCGCAGCTTCCAGCCGCGCCGCAGCCGGGTCACCACCGGCCAGCAGGACGCCCTGGAGCGGCTGTGGCCCAAGTGGGGCCTGGACATCGACGGCAAGCGCGTCCTCGACCTGGACCAGCTCCTCGACGGCCTGCCCGTCGTCCTGGAGATCGGGTTCGGCATGGGCGAGGCCACCGCCCGGATGGCCGCCGACGACCCGGGCACCGGCATCCTCGCCGTCGACGTCCACACCCCCGGCCAGGGCAACCTGCTGGGCCTCGCGGACAAGGCGGGCTCCACCAACGTACGGGTGGCCAACGGCGACGCGGTGATCCTGCTCCGCGAGATGCTGGCCCCCGAGTCCCTCGACGGCCTGCGGGTCTACTTCCCGGACCCCTGGCCCAAGGCCCGCCACCACAAGCGGCGCCTCATCCAGCCGGAATTCCTGGACCTGGTGGCCCCGGTGCTCAAGCCCGGCGCGATCGTGCACTGCGCGACCGACTGGGAGCCGTACGCGGAGCAGATGCTGGAGGTGCTGACCGCGCACCCCCGCTTCGCGAACACGGCGGCGGACGGCGGATACGCGCCGCGTCCGGCGTTCCGGCCGCTGACCCGGTTCGAGGGCCAGGGTCTGGACAAGGGCCATGTGGTGCACGACCTGCTGTTCGCCCGTATCTGA
- the lhgO gene encoding L-2-hydroxyglutarate oxidase translates to MMTHAAYDCDVLVIGGGIVGLSTAYALQRAAPGTRVTVLEKEHGPARHQTGRNSGVIHSGIYYRPGSLKARYALRGSAELAGFCAEHGIAHAVTGKLIVATDRSELPRLHSLVQRGREHGLPVRELGPAQIAEYEPEVRGLAAIRVGTTGVCDFTAVATRFATEVTAAGGIVRYGAEVTAIDRRAWGVAVRTADGLVVRARTLVNCAGLHCDRVARLAGDDPEVRIVPFRGEYYELARPELVRGLVYPVPDPAFPFLGVHLTRGFDGSVHLGPNAVPALAREGYGWPVVRPAELLSTLSWPGTWHIARRHWRYGAGEVHRSLSKSAFTQAVRRLLPAVREEDLRPSPAGVRAQAVLKDGTLVDDFLIREAPHTVHVLNAPSPAATACLPIGREVARLALRRAQETGWRPPAVESGHCV, encoded by the coding sequence ATGATGACGCACGCGGCGTACGACTGCGATGTGCTGGTGATCGGCGGAGGGATCGTCGGTCTGTCGACCGCGTACGCCCTCCAGAGGGCCGCTCCGGGCACCCGGGTGACGGTCCTGGAGAAGGAGCACGGCCCCGCCCGCCACCAGACCGGCCGCAACAGCGGAGTGATCCACAGCGGGATCTACTACCGCCCCGGTTCGCTCAAGGCGCGGTACGCGCTGCGCGGCTCCGCCGAGCTGGCCGGCTTCTGCGCCGAGCACGGCATCGCCCACGCCGTCACCGGCAAGCTGATCGTCGCCACCGACCGCTCCGAGCTGCCCCGGCTGCACAGCCTGGTCCAGCGCGGCCGCGAGCACGGACTGCCGGTGCGGGAGCTGGGCCCGGCGCAGATCGCGGAGTACGAGCCCGAGGTCCGGGGCCTCGCGGCGATCCGGGTCGGCACGACCGGCGTCTGCGACTTCACGGCCGTCGCCACCCGCTTCGCGACCGAGGTCACGGCCGCCGGCGGGATCGTGCGGTACGGGGCGGAGGTCACGGCGATAGACCGGCGCGCCTGGGGCGTGGCGGTGCGCACGGCGGACGGGCTGGTGGTCCGCGCCCGGACCCTGGTCAACTGCGCGGGGCTGCACTGCGACCGGGTGGCCCGGCTCGCGGGCGACGACCCGGAGGTGCGGATCGTGCCGTTCCGGGGCGAGTACTACGAGCTGGCCCGCCCCGAGCTGGTGCGCGGCCTGGTCTACCCGGTGCCGGACCCGGCCTTCCCCTTCCTCGGCGTCCACCTGACCCGGGGCTTCGACGGCTCGGTCCACCTCGGGCCGAACGCGGTCCCCGCCCTGGCCCGCGAGGGGTACGGCTGGCCGGTGGTGCGCCCCGCCGAACTCCTGTCCACGCTGAGCTGGCCGGGCACCTGGCACATCGCCCGCAGACACTGGCGGTACGGGGCGGGCGAGGTGCACCGCTCGCTCTCGAAGTCCGCCTTCACCCAGGCCGTACGCCGGCTGCTCCCCGCCGTACGGGAGGAGGACCTGCGCCCGTCACCGGCCGGGGTACGGGCCCAGGCGGTGCTGAAGGACGGCACGCTGGTCGACGACTTCCTGATCCGCGAGGCCCCGCACACCGTGCACGTGCTCAACGCGCCCTCGCCCGCCGCGACGGCGTGCCTGCCGATCGGACGGGAGGTGGCGCGGCTGGCGCTGCGCCGGGCTCAGGAGACGGGGTGGAGGCCGCCCGCCGTAGAATCGGGTCATTGTGTCTGA
- a CDS encoding TetR/AcrR family transcriptional regulator — protein sequence MGALGVMSSADAVRSAAAVSAAAINAAATGAAPAGPTTSGTAPGPPAGAPRSAPLRVDAQRNLEHVLRAAREVFGELGYGAPMEDVARRARVGVGTVYRRFPSKDVLVRRIAEEETARLTEQARTALGQEEEPWSALSRFLRTSVASGAGRLLPPQVLRVGADAEETGAAVAGDAADETRVPQQRQGVAGQADFRVIGQRTGSEDATADGAGDGLDELGEDSGAAELLEVVGRLVDRARESGELRGDVTVADVLLVIATAAPSLPDAVQQAAASARLLDILLEGLRSRPAV from the coding sequence GTGGGCGCTCTCGGTGTCATGAGCTCGGCCGACGCGGTGCGTTCCGCCGCCGCGGTGAGCGCTGCGGCGATCAACGCGGCCGCGACGGGAGCGGCTCCGGCCGGTCCCACGACGAGCGGGACGGCACCCGGACCGCCTGCCGGCGCTCCGCGTTCGGCTCCGCTGCGCGTCGACGCGCAGCGCAATCTGGAGCATGTGCTGCGGGCCGCGCGTGAGGTGTTCGGGGAGCTGGGGTACGGGGCTCCGATGGAGGACGTGGCACGCCGCGCCCGGGTCGGGGTCGGCACCGTGTACCGGCGGTTTCCCAGCAAGGACGTGCTGGTGCGGCGGATAGCCGAGGAGGAGACCGCCCGGCTGACCGAGCAGGCGCGTACGGCTCTGGGGCAGGAGGAGGAGCCCTGGTCGGCGCTCTCCCGCTTCCTGCGGACCTCGGTGGCGTCGGGCGCGGGCAGGCTGCTGCCGCCCCAGGTGCTGCGCGTCGGGGCCGACGCGGAGGAGACGGGTGCGGCGGTGGCGGGCGACGCTGCGGACGAGACCCGCGTTCCGCAGCAGCGGCAGGGAGTGGCCGGCCAGGCCGACTTCCGCGTCATCGGCCAGCGCACCGGGAGCGAGGACGCGACCGCCGACGGGGCCGGGGACGGGCTGGACGAGCTCGGTGAGGACTCCGGCGCGGCGGAGCTGCTGGAGGTCGTGGGCCGGCTGGTGGACCGGGCCAGGGAGTCGGGCGAGCTGCGCGGCGATGTGACGGTGGCCGATGTGCTGCTGGTCATCGCCACGGCCGCGCCGTCCCTGCCGGACGCCGTGCAGCAGGCGGCGGCTTCGGCCCGGCTGCTGGACATCCTGCTGGAGGGGCTGCGGTCCCGGCCTGCCGTCTGA
- a CDS encoding asparagine synthase-related protein, producing MRWLVGWSSIAASFGTVGAVGNGGEGRTVHPVGSQLLWGDPDPLWAVGDWRPDEIRVIGVATPEGAPTARLAVLGCCGATDEQLRVGLLAARGGAMRHLTAWPGSYTAVVQIGRRITVAGDLAGARPVFHTPWANGTAYATAALPLADLIEAQLDIGHLAALLACPETPEALGDGTPYAGVKRVPPGHALILREGSREITGYEAVASLAVAAPQVDPVHAVEGVRDALVEAVRARLTAPRHAPETLPQDPGPVPGMGPADRRAARGGPVAGIGADLSGGSASATLALLAAGLPGLPGTLLGHGTGAGERLLAVTFNDLTTRGHEDELERASAIAANPRLHHVVVAAGEEALPYASLETGPLTDEPGPSLVVAERHRRRLAAGSADHLVGHGARQVLDAHPARLADLLMDRRRRHLLRPVAALTKAEGPSAHSLFVPLTLYRAARRLARTSYRTGLETAAGLLPDANRYALDLATPADASLAALAWSRPGPAARWLTGEALAEVSVRLQEAAIRPTSVQRPGEARARAALARAAADHRILEQAAEIRSQRLHAPFLDNQVVRAARALPESLRVQPGARAAILRRVLGGAGIHDLPPGWGTPSQATSAAVTRTGLRTALPELMALFDAPLLADAGLVEARVVRKALRAASEGEPLPLDGLAELASTELWLRRLLARRGTCWTGTAAPRQRAVAGGVVPSRRTLQP from the coding sequence ATGCGTTGGTTGGTGGGATGGAGCAGTATCGCCGCGAGCTTCGGCACCGTCGGGGCGGTCGGCAACGGCGGTGAGGGGCGCACGGTCCACCCCGTCGGCTCCCAACTCCTGTGGGGCGACCCGGATCCGCTCTGGGCGGTCGGCGACTGGCGCCCCGACGAGATCCGCGTCATCGGCGTCGCCACCCCCGAAGGCGCCCCCACCGCCCGCCTCGCCGTACTCGGCTGCTGCGGGGCCACCGACGAACAGCTGCGCGTCGGGCTGCTCGCCGCACGCGGCGGGGCGATGCGCCACCTCACCGCCTGGCCGGGCAGCTACACCGCCGTCGTCCAGATCGGCCGCCGCATCACCGTCGCGGGCGACCTCGCCGGCGCCCGGCCCGTCTTCCACACCCCATGGGCCAACGGCACCGCCTACGCCACCGCCGCCCTCCCGCTGGCCGACCTCATCGAGGCCCAGCTGGACATCGGCCACCTCGCCGCCCTGCTCGCCTGCCCGGAGACGCCCGAGGCGCTCGGCGACGGCACCCCGTACGCCGGGGTGAAGCGGGTCCCGCCGGGCCACGCGCTGATCCTGCGGGAGGGATCGCGGGAGATCACCGGGTACGAGGCCGTCGCCTCCCTCGCCGTCGCCGCGCCCCAGGTCGACCCGGTGCACGCGGTGGAGGGCGTACGCGACGCGCTCGTCGAAGCCGTACGCGCCCGGCTCACCGCGCCCCGCCACGCCCCCGAGACCCTGCCCCAGGACCCGGGGCCCGTCCCCGGCATGGGCCCCGCCGACCGGCGCGCGGCCCGGGGCGGGCCGGTGGCCGGAATCGGCGCCGATCTCTCCGGCGGCAGCGCCTCCGCCACCCTCGCCCTGCTCGCCGCCGGGCTGCCCGGACTGCCCGGCACCCTCCTCGGCCACGGCACCGGGGCGGGGGAGCGGCTGCTCGCGGTCACCTTCAACGACCTCACCACGCGCGGCCACGAGGACGAGCTGGAGCGCGCCAGCGCCATCGCCGCCAACCCGCGCCTGCACCACGTGGTGGTCGCGGCGGGCGAAGAGGCCCTCCCCTACGCCTCGTTGGAGACCGGACCGCTCACCGACGAACCGGGCCCCTCCCTCGTCGTCGCCGAACGCCACCGCCGCCGCCTCGCCGCGGGAAGCGCCGACCATCTGGTGGGGCACGGCGCCCGGCAGGTCCTGGACGCCCACCCGGCCCGGCTCGCCGACCTCCTGATGGACCGGCGCAGACGCCACCTCCTGCGCCCCGTCGCCGCCCTCACCAAGGCCGAAGGCCCCTCGGCGCACTCGCTGTTCGTCCCGCTGACGCTCTACCGGGCCGCCCGCCGCCTGGCCCGTACGTCGTACCGCACCGGCCTGGAGACCGCCGCCGGACTCCTCCCCGACGCCAACCGGTACGCCCTCGACCTCGCCACCCCCGCCGACGCCTCGCTTGCCGCCCTCGCCTGGTCGCGCCCGGGTCCCGCGGCCCGCTGGCTGACGGGCGAGGCGCTGGCGGAAGTATCGGTTCGCCTCCAGGAGGCGGCCATCCGGCCCACCTCGGTCCAGCGCCCCGGCGAGGCGCGCGCCCGCGCCGCCCTCGCCCGCGCCGCCGCCGACCACCGCATCCTGGAGCAGGCGGCCGAGATCCGCAGCCAGCGCCTGCACGCCCCGTTCCTGGACAACCAGGTCGTACGGGCCGCCCGCGCGCTCCCCGAGTCGCTCCGGGTCCAGCCGGGCGCCCGGGCCGCGATCCTGCGCCGGGTGCTGGGCGGGGCGGGCATCCACGACCTGCCGCCCGGCTGGGGCACGCCCTCCCAGGCCACCTCCGCCGCCGTCACCCGCACCGGCCTGCGCACCGCGCTGCCGGAGCTGATGGCCCTCTTCGACGCCCCGCTCCTGGCCGACGCGGGCCTGGTCGAGGCCCGCGTCGTACGCAAGGCCCTGCGCGCCGCCTCCGAGGGCGAGCCGCTCCCCCTGGACGGCCTGGCGGAACTGGCCTCCACCGAGCTGTGGCTGCGCCGTCTGCTGGCCCGCCGGGGCACCTGCTGGACGGGCACGGCGGCGCCGCGCCAGCGCGCGGTGGCGGGCGGAGTGGTCCCGTCCCGCCGCACGCTCCAGCCGTGA
- a CDS encoding sporulation protein, with translation MSREQRGPNEKLGTVLALAGISNAGLARRVNDLGAQRGLTLRYDKTSVARWVAKGMVPQGAAPHLIAAAIGAKLGRPVPLHEIGLADADPAPEVGLAFPRDVGEAVRSATELYRLDLAGRRGGGGIWQSLAGSFAVSAYATPASRWLITPADPSVARDPTAAQAAILGARSGGQDSPGTPGPRGPQGGPDGRGAHHPHTPPGAASGSVPVQPGPESVADASPLRVGHSDVMKLREAAQDARRWDSKYGGGDWRSSMVPECLRVDAAPLLLGSYTDEVGRALFGASAELTRLAGWMAFDTGQQEAAQRYYIQALRLARAAADVPLGGYVLASMSLQATYRGFADEGVDLAQAAVERNRGLATARTMSFFRLVEARAHAKAGDAPAAGAALKGAESWLERSRAGDADPSWLGFYSYDRFAADAAECYRDLKAPRQVRRFTEQALSRPTDEFVRSHGLRLVVSAVAELESGNLDAACAAGTRAVEVAGRISSARTTEYVRDLLHRLEPYGDEPRVAELRERARPLLVTQV, from the coding sequence ATGTCCAGGGAGCAACGCGGGCCGAACGAGAAGCTCGGCACGGTTCTCGCCCTCGCGGGAATCAGTAACGCCGGGCTCGCCCGGCGGGTCAACGACCTCGGAGCACAGCGCGGTCTGACACTTCGCTACGACAAGACCTCGGTGGCCCGGTGGGTCGCCAAGGGGATGGTGCCGCAAGGTGCGGCGCCCCATCTGATCGCGGCGGCGATCGGGGCCAAGCTCGGCCGGCCGGTCCCGCTGCACGAGATCGGTCTCGCCGACGCGGACCCCGCGCCGGAGGTCGGCCTCGCCTTCCCCCGGGACGTGGGCGAGGCGGTGAGGTCGGCGACCGAGCTGTACCGGCTGGATCTGGCCGGGCGCAGGGGCGGCGGCGGGATCTGGCAGTCGCTGGCCGGTTCGTTCGCGGTGAGCGCCTATGCGACCCCCGCGTCCCGCTGGCTGATAACCCCCGCCGATCCGTCGGTCGCCCGCGACCCGACGGCGGCACAGGCGGCGATCCTCGGCGCCCGGAGCGGCGGCCAGGACAGCCCCGGCACGCCCGGTCCCCGGGGACCGCAGGGCGGACCTGACGGCCGCGGCGCACACCATCCGCACACACCCCCGGGCGCGGCGAGCGGCTCCGTGCCCGTGCAGCCCGGCCCGGAGTCCGTCGCGGACGCCTCACCGCTGCGGGTGGGCCACAGCGACGTCATGAAGCTGCGCGAGGCGGCCCAGGACGCCCGGCGCTGGGACTCCAAGTACGGCGGCGGCGACTGGCGTTCCTCGATGGTCCCCGAGTGCTTACGCGTGGACGCGGCACCCCTGCTCCTCGGCTCGTACACCGACGAGGTGGGCCGGGCCCTGTTCGGCGCCTCGGCCGAGCTGACCCGGCTCGCGGGCTGGATGGCGTTCGACACCGGCCAGCAGGAGGCCGCCCAGCGCTACTACATCCAGGCCCTGCGCCTGGCCCGCGCCGCCGCCGACGTACCCCTGGGCGGCTATGTCCTCGCCTCGATGTCCCTCCAGGCGACCTACCGGGGCTTCGCCGACGAGGGCGTCGACCTCGCGCAGGCCGCCGTGGAGCGCAACCGTGGCCTGGCGACCGCCCGCACCATGAGCTTCTTCCGGCTGGTGGAGGCCCGCGCCCACGCCAAGGCGGGCGACGCACCGGCCGCGGGGGCCGCGCTCAAGGGCGCCGAGAGCTGGCTGGAGCGGTCCCGGGCGGGCGACGCGGACCCGTCCTGGCTCGGCTTCTACAGCTACGACCGGTTCGCCGCGGACGCCGCCGAGTGCTACCGCGACCTGAAGGCGCCCCGCCAGGTGAGGCGCTTCACCGAGCAGGCGCTCTCCCGGCCGACCGACGAGTTCGTCCGGAGCCACGGACTGCGGCTCGTCGTCTCCGCCGTCGCCGAGCTGGAGTCGGGGAACCTGGACGCGGCCTGCGCGGCGGGCACCCGGGCGGTCGAGGTGGCCGGCCGCATCTCCTCCGCACGCACCACCGAGTACGTACGCGATCTGCTCCACCGGCTCGAACCGTACGGGGACGAGCCGCGCGTCGCCGAGCTGCGGGAGCGGGCCCGTCCGCTGCTGGTGACCCAGGTCTGA